One window of the Mycteria americana isolate JAX WOST 10 ecotype Jacksonville Zoo and Gardens unplaced genomic scaffold, USCA_MyAme_1.0 Scaffold_111, whole genome shotgun sequence genome contains the following:
- the LOC142403123 gene encoding olfactory receptor 14J1-like — translation MAYDRYVAICKPLHYGTLLGSRACVHMAAAAWGSAFLNSLIHTVNTFSIPLCQGNAVDQFFCEIPQIFKLSCSRSYLREVGLLLISCGLAFGCFVFIMLSYVQIFRAVLRIPSEQGRHKAFSTCLPHLAVVSLYVSTALFAYLKPPSISPPSLDLVVAVLYSVVPPVVNPFIYSMRNQELKDALKKLIQSLVFQQQ, via the coding sequence atggcctacgaccgctacgttgccatctgcaaacccctgcactacgggaccctcctggggagcagagcttgtgtccacatggcagcagctgcctggggcagtgcttttCTTAATTCTCTCATTCACACAgtcaatacattttccatacccctctgccaaggcaatgctgtggaccagttcttctgtgaaatcccccagatcttcaagctctcctgctcacgttcctacctcagggaagttgggcttctccTGATTAGTTGTGGtttagcttttgggtgttttgttttcatcatgctgtcctatgtgcagatcttcagggctgtgctgaggatcccctctgagcagggacggcacaaagccttttccacgtgcctccctcacctggctgtggtctccctatATGTCAGCACTGCcctgtttgcctacctgaagcccccctccatctcccccccatccctggatctggtggtggctgttctgtactcggtggttccTCCAGTAGTGAACCCcttcatctacagcatgaggaaccaggagctcaaagatgcactgaagaagctcaTTCAATCCttagtctttcagcagcaataa
- the LOC142403124 gene encoding olfactory receptor 14A16-like: protein MNPEDTIEVTLVLSVGKGMELARFSLSAAEMLGLSDIQHHSPGSRRKALIYLREVSPNSSLTLPLRTETHAQRQQPSNISSITQFLLLAFADMRELQLLHFWLFLGIYLAALLGNSLIITAVACDHRLHTPMYFFLLNLSLIDLGSISTTFPKSMANSLWDTRAISYLGCAAQLFLFTFLIVAECCLLTVMAYDRYVAICKPLHYGTLLGSRACVHMAAAAWGSAFLNSLIHTGNTFSIPLCKGNAVDQFFCEITQILKLSCSHSYLREVGLLVISFILAFGCFIFIVLSYVQIFRAVLRIPSEQGRHKAFSTCLPHLAVVSLYVSTGMFAYLKPPSISPPSLDLLVAVLYSVVPPAVNPLIYSLRNQELKDALKKLSHPAVFRSNKLLMPLHK from the exons ATGAATCCTGAAGACACCATAgaggtgacattggtgctttctgtaggcaaaggaatgg AACTCGCTCGgttctccctgagtgcagcagaaatgctggggCTTTCTGACATCCAACACCActccccag GGTCTAGGAGAAAGGCTTTGATTtacctcagagaagtctcccctaactcttcattgactcttcctctaaggacagaaacccatgcccagaggcagcaaccATCCAAtatcagctccatcacccagttcctcctcctggcatttgcagacatgcgggagctgcagctcttgcacttctggctcttcctgggcatctacctggctgccctcctgggcaacagcctcatcatcactgctgtagcctgcgaccaccgcctccacacccccatgtacttcttcctcctcaacctctccctcattgacctgggctccatctctaccactttccccaagtccatggccaattccctgtgggacaccagggccatctcctacttgggatgtgctgcccagctctttctgtttaccttcttgatagtagcagagtgttgtcttctcactgtcatggcctatgaccgttACGtcgccatctgcaaacccctgcactacgggaccctcctgggcagcagagcttgtgtccacatggcagcagctgcctggggcagtgcttttCTCAATTCTCTCATTCACACaggcaatacattttccatacccctctgcaagggcaatgctgtggaccagttcttctgtgaaatcacccagatcctcaagctctcctgctcacactcctacctcagggaagttgggcttcttgtcATCAGTTTTATCCTTGcttttggctgttttattttcattgtgctgtcctatgtgcagatcttcagggccgtgctgaggatcccctctgagcagggacggcacaaagccttttccacgtgcctccctcacctggctgtggtctccctatatgtcagcactggcatgtttgcctacctgaagcccccctccatctcccccccatccctggatctgctggtggctgttctgtactcggtggttcctccagcagtgaaccccctcatctacagcttgaggaaccaggagctcaaagatgcatTGAAGAAGCTGAGTCATCctgcagttttcagaagcaataagctGCTCATGCCCCtgcacaagtga